The sequence CGCCGGCAATGAATATACGGCAGGATTACAGATGTTGGAGGATGTCAATGTTGGAGACTATGTATTGTTGCATGCGGGATTTGCCATTCAGAAGATCAGCGAAAAGGAAGCTGAAGAGACACTGCAATTGTTTCGGGAGATGGGAGAGCTGGATTGATGCGGGAGGAAGAACGACGGCACGACGGCACTATGGGGC comes from Bacteroidales bacterium and encodes:
- a CDS encoding HypC/HybG/HupF family hydrogenase formation chaperone; the protein is AGNEYTAGLQMLEDVNVGDYVLLHAGFAIQKISEKEAEETLQLFREMGELD